The sequence GCCTTCGACGATCATCTGGCAGGTGCCGATCGCAATGGTGCGCGGCTGTTGCCGACGGCGCTGACGACGCATGCACCGATCGACCTGATCGTCATCATGCTCGGCGCCAACGACATGAAGCCGTGGATCCACGGCAATCCGGTCGCGGCCAAGCAAGGCATCCAACGTTTGATCGACATCGTGCGCGGCCATGACTATCCATTCGACTGGCCTGCGCCACAGATACTCATTGTGTCGCCGCCCGTTGTAAGCCGCACCGAAAATGCCGATTTCAGGGAAATGTTTGCTGGCGGCGATGAGGCGTCGAAGCAACTCGCCCCGCAATATGCCGCACTCGCCGACGAAGTCGGCTGCGGCTTCTTCGACGCCGGCACGGTGGCGCAAACCACACCGCTCGACGGCGTCCATCTCGATGCCGAAAACACGCGAAACATCGGCAAGGCGCTGACATCGGTCGTGCGCGTCATGCTGGAATTGTGATTGAAGGAGAAAATCCGTGGCTGAGAACTACGACGTCATCATCATCGGCTCGGGCCCCGGCGGCTATGTCACGGCGGTGCGTTCCGCCCAGCTCGGCTTCAAGACGGCGATTGTCGAGCGCGAGCATCTCGGCGGCATCTGCCTCAACTGGGGCTGCATCCCGACCAAGGCGCTGCTGCGTTCGGCCGAGATCATGCACTATTCCGACCATCTGAAGGACTATGGCCTGAAGCTCGATGGCAAGGTCAGCGTCGACACGTCGGCCGTGGTCGACCGCTCGCGCAAAGTCTCGCTGCGGCTCAATGGCGGCGTTGCCTTCCTGATGAAGAAGAACAAGGTCGACGTCATCTGGGGCGAAGCCAAGCTGTCGAAGCCCGGTGAGGTCGTCGTCTCCAAGACGGCCAAGACGCCGATGGAGCCGCAGCCGCCGGTACCGAAGGGCGTCAAGGGCGAGGGCACCTATACCGCCAAGCACATCATCCTGGCGACCGGCGCGCGGCCGCGCGCGCTGCCGGGCATCGAGCCGGACGGCAAGCTCATCTGGACCTATTTCGAGGCCATGGTGCCGAAGGAAATGCCGAAGTCGCTGCTGGTGATGGGCTCGGGCGCCATCGGCATCGAATTTGCCTCCTTCTACCGCACCATGGGCGCCGACGTGACGGTGGTCGAACTGTTGCCGGCGGTGATGCCGGTCGAGGATGCCGAGGTCTCGAAATTCGCGCAAAAACAGTTCGAGAAGCAAGGCATGAAGATCATTCTCGAAGCCAAGGTGACCAAGGTCGAGAAGGGCGCCAACTCGGTCACCGCGCATGTCGAGATGAAGGACGGCAAGGTCGAGAAGATCACCGCCGACCGCATGATCTCGGCCGTCGGTGTCCAGGGCAATATCGAGAATCTCGGCCTTGAAGCGCTCGGCGTGAAGACCGACCGCGGCTGCATTGTCGTCGACGGCTATGGCAAGACCAATGTACCAGGCATCTACGCCATCGGCGATGTCGCCGGCCCGCCCATGCTTGCCCACAAGGCCGAGCATGAGGGCGTCGTGTGCGTGGAAAAGATCGCTGGTTTCCCCGGCGTGCACGCCATCGACAAGCTCAAGATCCCGGGCTGCACCTACTGCAATCCGCAGGTCGCCTCCGTCGGCCTGACGGAAGCCAAGGCCAAGGCCGAAGGCAAGGATATCCGCGTCGGCCGCTTCCAGTTCGCGGCTAACGGCAAGGCGATCGCGCTTGGCGAGGACCAGGGCTTCATCAAGACCATCTTCGACAAGAAGACCGGTCAGCTGCTCGGCGCCCATATGGTCGGCGCCGAGGTGACCGAACTGATCCAGGGCTTTGTCGTGGCGATGAACCTCGAGACGACCGAGGAAGAGCTGATGCACACCATCTTCCCGCATCCGACGCTGTCGGAGATGATGAAGGAAAGCGTGCTCGACGCCTATGGCCGCGCCTTGAACGCATGATAGATTCGCAGCAGGAGACTCAGCCGCGAAAGCCGCCGGATCTCGGCGGCAAGGCAGTTCGTTTTCGCATGCATTTCTACGCGCGCAAGGAGAAGGCATATGCACTTGAACGGCGTGGGCTGGATTGCAGCCATCATCATCGGCGGCCTGGCAGGCTGGTTCGCCGAAATGGTCATGAAGAGCAACACCGGCATTTTCATGAACATTATCATGGGCATCGTTGGCGCAGTCGTGTTGAACGCTATCCTGCAGGCGCTCAATTTCGGCCCGTTCGGCGTCGGCTGGATCGCCTATCTGATCACCGGCTTTATCGGTGCCTGCCTGCTGATCTGGGTCGGTCGCCTGGTGCGCCGCTAATCGGTACCGTTCCCGGCTATGCGAAAACGGTTGTAGCGGCATGCGCCGCTGCAGCCTTTTTCTTTGTGCCGAAAAGTCCTAGATGACGATAAACTGACGATCGCCGAGGGGCGGTCACGAGAAAAGCCAGGGTCCAGATGGTTACTGTCCTCGACGCGATCGCCAACGCACCACGGTTGCGGCACCCCGAGAAGGCGCACAAGCCCGACCAGGAGGTGTTGCGCAAGCCGGACTGGATCCGCGTCAAGGCGCCGGTCTCGAAGGGCTATGCCGAGACGCGCGAGATCGTCAAATCCCACAAGCTGGTGACGGTCTGCGAAGAGGCCGGTTGCCCCAACATCGGCGAGTGCTGGGAAAAGAAGCACGCCACCTTCATGATCATGGGCGAGATCTGCACGCGCGCTTGCGCCTTCTGCAATGTCGCCACCGGCATTCCGACCGCGCTGGACCCCGATGAGCCGGCCCGCGTCGCGCATGCCGTCAAGCAGATGGGGCTCAGCCACGTCGTCATCACCTCGGTCGACCGCGACGATCTTGCCGATGGCGGTGCGCAGCATTTTGCCGATGTCATCCGGGCGATCCGCGCGGCAACGCCGTCGACCACGATCGAAATCCTGACGCCCGATTTCCTGCGCAAGGACGGCGCGCTTGAGATCGTCGTGGCGGCCAGGCCCGACGTCTTCAACCACAATCTCGAAACCGTGCCGTCGAACTATCTGAAGGTCCGGCCGGGCGCCCGCTATTTCCACTCGATCCGGCTGTTGCAGCGGGTCAAGGAACTCGATCCGTCGATCTTCACCAAATCCGGCATCATGGTTGGCCTGGGCGAGGAGCGAAATGAAATCCTGCAGCTGATGGACGATCTGCGCTCGGCCAATGTCGACTTCATGACCATCGGCCAATATCTGCAGCCTTCGAAAAAGCACCATCCGGTGATCCGCTTCGTGACGCCCGAAGAGTTCAAGTCCTTCGAGACGATCGGCCGGACCAAGGGTTTCCTGCTTGTGGCATCGAGCCCGCTGACGCGTTCATCGCACCATGCCGGCGACGATTTCGCCCGGCTGCGCGCGGCGCGGGAAGCGCAGCTCCAGAAATCGGTCTAGCGCTGGTTGAATGCCGAAATTCGAAGCCACCCGCCGCGTCGCCCATACGCCACAGCAGATGTTCGCGCTGGTTGCCGATGTCGAGGCCTATCCGCAGTTCCTGCCGCTCTGCGAAGCGCTGACGGTGCGCACGCGCAAGGAGCGTGACGGACGCACCGTTCTCCTGGCCGACATGAGCATCGGCTACAAGGCGATCCGCGAGACCTTCACGACACAGGTGCTTTTGAAGCCCGACGAGAGCGCCATCGACGTGAAATATATCGACGGCCCGTTCAAATATCTGAGCAATGTCTGGCGTTTCGAGCCCGATGGCGCCGGCTGCGCCGTCCGCTTCTTCATCGACTATGAGTTCAAGAGCCGTATCCTGGGCGCGCTGATGGGCACCATGTTCGACCGTGCCTTCCGGATGTTCGCCGAGGCTTTCGAAAAGCGCGCCGACGTCATCTATGGGGTTGCGCCGGCATGACGCTATCGCGGTGAATCCGTGCCTTGTCCAAGCGCGCGCAGGCCGAATTGCAGCGCGTGTCTCACCGTCTCGTGGCGGATGAATTCGCGGCCCTTGTGGCCAAACAGCTGGCGCTCGGCGACAACAGGCTGGCCGGCCAGGGCAAGGCCGAACCAGACGAGACCGACCGGCTTGTCAGCCGAACCTCCGCTTGGGCCGGCAATGCCGGTAACGGCAAGAGAAAGGCTCGCGCGCGAATGCGCCAGCGCGCCGGCCGCCATCTCCAGGACCGTTTCGCGCGAAACGGCTCCATGCGCGTCGAGCGTTTTGGCGGCAACGCCGAGCATGTCCATCTTGGCTTCGTTGGAATAGGTGATAAAGCCGCGGTCGACCACCGCCGAGGAGCCGGCAATGTCGGTGAGCGCGGCGATGATCAGGCCGCCGGTGCAGCTTTCAGCCGTCGCCAGCATGATGCCGCGTTGCTGGCAGGCCAGCAGCAGGGAGTTTGCGAGTTCGGCGTTGCTCATTCCGGCACCTCGCCGGGGAACACCACGCTGGCGGTGGCGATCGCCGCAATGCCTTCCTCGCGGCCGACGAAGCCGAGTTTTTCGTTGGTTGTCGCCTTGATCGAGATGCGGTCGGCGGAAATGCCCAGCATCCGCGACAGGGCTGCCGTCATCGCCTCGCGATGCGGGCCGACGCGCGGCGCCTCGCAGATCAGCGTGATGTCGGCATTGGCGATGCGTCCGCCGCGCTGGCGCACGACTTTCGCCGCGTGTTCGACGAAGATCCGCGACGCCGCACCTTTCCACTGCGGATCGGACGGCGGAAAATGCGTACCGATGTCACCGGCTCCGCAGGTCGCCAGCAGCGCGTCGGTCAAGGCATGCAGGCCGACATCGGCATCGGAATGACCGGACAGTTTCTTGTCATGTGGAATGGCGACGCCGCACAAAGTGACGTGATCGCCGGGCTCAAAGGCGTGGACATCGTAGCCGTTGCCGGTGCGGATGTCGGGGAAATGTGTGCGTTCGCTGGAAAGCCGCTGGTGCGCCATGGCGATGTCCCGTGCCCAGGTGAGTTTGACATTGTCCGGCGAGCCCGGAACGAGCTTGACTGGAATATGCGCCCATTCGGCGATGGCCGCGTCATCAGTGAAGTCCAGCCTACCCAGTTGAAAGGCCTTGTCGTGTGCGGCAAGGATCGGCCCGTAGGGAAAACCTTGCGGCGTTTGCGCCGCGTGCAGCCCGCTTCGGGAAACGGTTTCCGCGACCACTCCGGCGGCCGATTCGCGCTTCAGCGTGTCTGCGACGGGGAGGGCGGGCAACGCCCCCTCGTTCTCGCCGATGGCGGAAATGGTTCGGTCGATCAGGTCCGCATCGACGAACGGGCGGACGGCGTCGTGAATTAGAACCTGGCCCGGCGCATGCTCCTTCAGCGCCAGCAGCCCGAGCCGGACGGACTCCTGCCGGGTCGGTCCGCCAATGATGGCGGTGACGCGCTCAGCCTGGCTGCCCGCCGCTTGCCGGAACAATTCGTGGTCGTCGGCGTGGATGGCGACGACGATCCGGTCGGTTCGCGGATGGGCCAGAAATATCTCCAGCGTGTGCGCAATGACGGCGCGGCCGCCAATGTTCTGGTATTGCTTGGGTCCGTTGGCCTGCCCGGCACGAGCGCCGCGGCCGGCGGCGACGATCACCACCGCAACCCCACCTGTCGCGCTCGCGTTTTCACTTGCCTCAGTCATGGCGATTGGCTTAGCGCACGATCCCCAAAAGTGTAATTGGTTTTCCAAAAAGATCGTGCGTCAAATGTGAATTCCAAAGCATCCTTCACATGCCCTGAGGGACGCGCGGCGCGCCCTGGTCACGGCAAATGCCTAAGGTCCGGAATTTTCCCAATTGCGCCTCAATGTGACGTCATTCCGCGTTGCACATTGTAGCTGATATGGCTAGAGAATGTGCAACGAATGGACATGCTTGGTTTTTGTGCATGGTTAACTCAGCCAGATTGGCCGCGCCTTTGAACGTCGGCGGCGTGGAAATCCGCAACCGCGTCTTCCTCGCGCCGATGTCGGGCATCACCGACGAGCCGTTCCGGCGGCGCGCCCATGCGCACGGCGCGGGCCTGGTCGTGTCCGAAATGGTGGCAAGCGGCGAACTCGCCAAGGGTAGGGCCGGCTTCGACCTGCGCATACGGCATTCCGGCCTGCCCGTCCATATGGTGCAGCTGGCGGGCCGCGAAGCGATCCACATGGCCGAAGGCGCACGGATCGCCGCAGGCGAGGGCGCCGACATCATCGACATCAACATGGGCTGCCCGGCCAAGAAGGTCACCGGTGGTTATGCCGGTTCGGCATTGATGCTGGATCTCGACCATGCGCTGTCGCTGATCGAGGCCGTGGTCGGCGCGGTCAAGGTGCCGGTGACGGTCAAGATGCGGCTCGGCTGGGACGAAGGCGCCCTCAATGCGCCCATCCTCGCGCGCCGTGCCGAGCAGGCGGGCGTCAAGATGGTGACGGTGCATGGCCGCACGCGCTGCCAGTTCTACCAGGGCAAGGCCGACTGGCGCGCCATCGCCCGCGTCAAGGAAGCCGTGTCCATTCCAGTCGTTGCCAATGGCGATGTCTGTTCCCCGGCCGAGGCAGCTGCCATTCTCGACCAATCGGGCGCCGATGCGGTGATGGTCGGTCGCGCGCATTACGGCGCGCCCTGGATCGCCGGTGGCATCGCGGCAGCGGCGGCAGGCGAAGTGGCGGCCAACGTGCCCGAGAATCGCGCGGCTCTGGCAGACTATATCGTCGGCCACTACGAGGACATGCTGGCGCTTTATGGCGTTGAGAGCGGTTTGCGCCAGGCGCGCAAACATCTGGGCTGGTATCTTGATCGCCATGCTGTTGGCGTCGCCGACGATGACCGAAAGGCCATCCTGACGGCGTTCGATCCGGCCCGCGTCATTGCCTTGCTGCGCAATGTGTTTTCGCGTGATCCGCAACCCTTGAGCCTGCGGAGCGCCGCATGAACGCCATCGCTGGCCAGGGAGCTGAAATGGTGGACGCCGCCCAGATCGTCCTCAACACCATCCGCCGCCCGGTGATCATGATCAGCGAGGAAGGCTTCATCACCTTCGCCAATGCCGATGCCGAGGACTTTTTTCGCTCCAGCGCGACCATGCTGGCGCGCAACACCCTGTCCAAGCTCGTCCCCTTCGGCAGTCCGCTGCTGACCTTGGTCGATCAGGTGCGCGAGCGCCGGGCTCCGGTCAACGAGTATCGGGTCGATGTGTCGTCGCCACGCCTCGGCATCGAGAAGGTCGTCGATCTCTATGTCGCGCCGGTGCCGGAATTCCCGGGCTCCGTCGTGGTCATGTTCCAGGAACGGTCCATGGCCGACAAGATCGACCGGCAGATGACGCATCGCGGTGCCGCGCGCTCGGTGACTGGCCTGGCGGCGATGCTCGCCCATGAGATCAAGAACCCGCTCTCCGGCATCCGCGGCGCCGCGCAACTGCTCGAACTGTCCGCCTCCGACGAGGACCGCGCGTTGACCCGGCTGATCACCGACGAGACGGACCGCATCGTCTCGCTGGTCGATCGCATGGAGGTGTTTTCCGACGAGCGGCCGATCGATCGCTATCCCGTCAACATCCATGTCGTTCTCGACCATGTGAAGGCGATCGCAAAGAACGGTTTTGCCAAGAAAATCAGGATATTGGAGGACTATGATCCATCATTGCCTCCAGTGTTCGCCAACCGCGACCAGCTGATCCAGGTGTTCCTGAACCTGGTCAAGAACGCCGCCGAGGCGATCGGCACCGACCCGCATGGCGAGATCGTGCTGTCGACCGCCTTCCGGCCGGGCATTCGCGTATCGGTGCCGGGAACGCAGGACCGCGTGTCGCTGCCCCTGGAGTTCTGCGTGCGCGACAATGGCCCCGGTGTCTCGGAGGATATCCTGCCGATCCTGTTTGATCCTTTCATCACCACCAAGCCGAACGGCTCGGGGCTGGGGCTTGCGCTGGTCGCCAAGATCGTCGGCGAGCATGGCGGCATCATCGAATGCGAATCGACCCCGCGAGGAACCACCTTCCGCATCCTGATGCCGGCCTGGAAGGAAACGCCGTTCGGCGCTGAAGAAGACGGTGAAGGAGACCGCAAATGACCGCTCGCGGCAATATTCTCGTCGCCGATGACGATGCGGCGATCCGCACCGTGCTCAACCAGGCTCTCTCGCGCGTCGGGCACGAGGTGCGCGTCACCTCCAACGCCTCGACCTTGTGGCGCTGGGTGGCCGCGGGCGAGGGCGACCTTGTCATCACCGACGTCGTCATGCCGGATGAAAACGCCTTCGACATGCTACCGCGCATCAAGAAGGCGCGGCCGGAACTGCCGGTCATTGTCATGAGCGCCCAGAACACGTTCATGACGGCGATCCGCGCATCCGAGACAGGCGCCTATGAATATCTCCCGAAACCGTTCGACCTGACCGAACTGCTCAACATCGTCAACCGGGCGCTGTCTGAGCCCCGCCGGCCGAAGATCGATGCGCGGCCCGATGAGCAGCCGGAAACGATGCCGCTGGTCGGCCGCTCGGCGGCCATGCAGGACATCTATCGCATGCTGGCGCGCATGATGCAGACCGACCTCACGGTGATGATCTCGGGCGAATCCGGCACCGGCAAGGAACTGGTGGCGCGTGCGCTGCACGAATATGGCCGTCGTCGCGGCGGGCCGTTTGTCGCCATCAATATGGCGGCGATCCCGCGTGACCTGATCGAATCGGAACTGTTCGGCCATGAGAAGGGTGCCTTCACCGGCGCGCAGAACCGCTCCACCGGCCGTTTCGAGCAGGCCGAGGGCGGCACGCTGTTCCTCGACGAGATCGGCGACATGCCGATGGAGGCACAGACGCGCCTGCTGCGCGTCCTGCAGCAGGGCGAGTACACGACCGTCGGCGGACGCACGCCGATCAAGACCGATGTGCGCATCGTCGCCGCCACCAACAAGGATCTGCGCACGCTGATCAACCAGGGACTGTTCCGCGAGGATCTGTTCTATCGTCTCAATGTCGTTCCGCTGAGGCTGCCGGCATTGCGCGAGCGCTCCGAGGACGTGCCCGATCTCGTGCGCCACTTCTTCAAGCTCGGCGAGATGGAAGGGCTGCAGACCAAGCGCATCTCGTCCGGCGGCATCGAACTGATGAAGCGCTACCCGTGGCCGGGCAATGTGCGCGAACTGGAAAACCTGGTTCGCCGGCTGGCCGCTCTTTATTCGCAGGACGAGATTTCCGCCGAGATCATCGAGGCGGAGCTGAAGACCGGCGAGCGCCCCGTGGTGCCCGGCGGCGGCAACCTCATTCCCGACGATCTCTCCATCGGCCAGGCAGTGGAGCACTTCCTGCAGCGCTATTTCGCCTCGTTTGCCGGCGAATTGCCGCCCGCCGGACTCTACCAGCGCATACTGTCCGAGGTCGAATATCCGCTGGTCCTGGCCTCAATGACGGCAACCCGCGGCAACCAGATCAAGGCTGCGGAACTGCTGGGGCTGAACCGCAACACGCTGCGCAAGAAGATTCGCGAACTGGGCGTCAACGTCTATAAATCGTCGCGGCCGGGCTGAGCGACGACCCGGCGACGACTCTTTTTCAGGGGACTGAGCGGCGAAAGATTTCCGCCATTGTCACACTTGTTGCATAATCGCCACAATGCGTTGCATAGATCGGACGCAATCATTGGCTCCCAGACGGCGACATGGCTCCGCAGGCACCTGTACTCAATCAACCGCTATTCAGCGAACCCGGCGCGCGCGACGGGCGCCGCTTGCTGGCGCTGCCCGGCGTGGTGGCCGTCGTCGGCGCGCTGGTCATGGCGGCCATCTCGTTCACCATCCTGGTCGGCGCGACGCCGATCGCGCCTGACGCCAGGACGACCTGGGCGCTGATCGCGCTCAATGCCGCTTTCGTGCTGTTCCTCATGGCGCTGGTCGGGCGCGAAGTGCATCGCATCGTCATGGCCCGCCGGCATGGCAAGGCGGCCTCGCGGCTGCATGTGCGCATCGTCGCCATGTTCGCGCTGGTTGCCGCCATCCCCGCCATCATGGTGGCCATCATCGCCTCGATCACGCTCGATATCGGCCTCGACCGCTGGTTCGAGATTCGTACCAAGACGATCGTCAATTCCTCGCTGTCGATCGCCGATGCCTATGTCCAGGAGAACGCCCGCAATCTGCAGGGCACGACGCTGTCGATGGCCTATGATCTCGACGCGTCGCGCTCGC comes from Mesorhizobium japonicum MAFF 303099 and encodes:
- a CDS encoding SGNH/GDSL hydrolase family protein, translated to MKTVLCYGDSLTWGYNAEGGRHALEDRWPSVLQASLGGGVQVIADGLNGRTTAFDDHLAGADRNGARLLPTALTTHAPIDLIVIMLGANDMKPWIHGNPVAAKQGIQRLIDIVRGHDYPFDWPAPQILIVSPPVVSRTENADFREMFAGGDEASKQLAPQYAALADEVGCGFFDAGTVAQTTPLDGVHLDAENTRNIGKALTSVVRVMLEL
- the lpdA gene encoding dihydrolipoyl dehydrogenase; translated protein: MAENYDVIIIGSGPGGYVTAVRSAQLGFKTAIVEREHLGGICLNWGCIPTKALLRSAEIMHYSDHLKDYGLKLDGKVSVDTSAVVDRSRKVSLRLNGGVAFLMKKNKVDVIWGEAKLSKPGEVVVSKTAKTPMEPQPPVPKGVKGEGTYTAKHIILATGARPRALPGIEPDGKLIWTYFEAMVPKEMPKSLLVMGSGAIGIEFASFYRTMGADVTVVELLPAVMPVEDAEVSKFAQKQFEKQGMKIILEAKVTKVEKGANSVTAHVEMKDGKVEKITADRMISAVGVQGNIENLGLEALGVKTDRGCIVVDGYGKTNVPGIYAIGDVAGPPMLAHKAEHEGVVCVEKIAGFPGVHAIDKLKIPGCTYCNPQVASVGLTEAKAKAEGKDIRVGRFQFAANGKAIALGEDQGFIKTIFDKKTGQLLGAHMVGAEVTELIQGFVVAMNLETTEEELMHTIFPHPTLSEMMKESVLDAYGRALNA
- a CDS encoding GlsB/YeaQ/YmgE family stress response membrane protein, translating into MHLNGVGWIAAIIIGGLAGWFAEMVMKSNTGIFMNIIMGIVGAVVLNAILQALNFGPFGVGWIAYLITGFIGACLLIWVGRLVRR
- the lipA gene encoding lipoyl synthase, which encodes MVTVLDAIANAPRLRHPEKAHKPDQEVLRKPDWIRVKAPVSKGYAETREIVKSHKLVTVCEEAGCPNIGECWEKKHATFMIMGEICTRACAFCNVATGIPTALDPDEPARVAHAVKQMGLSHVVITSVDRDDLADGGAQHFADVIRAIRAATPSTTIEILTPDFLRKDGALEIVVAARPDVFNHNLETVPSNYLKVRPGARYFHSIRLLQRVKELDPSIFTKSGIMVGLGEERNEILQLMDDLRSANVDFMTIGQYLQPSKKHHPVIRFVTPEEFKSFETIGRTKGFLLVASSPLTRSSHHAGDDFARLRAAREAQLQKSV
- a CDS encoding type II toxin-antitoxin system RatA family toxin; amino-acid sequence: MPKFEATRRVAHTPQQMFALVADVEAYPQFLPLCEALTVRTRKERDGRTVLLADMSIGYKAIRETFTTQVLLKPDESAIDVKYIDGPFKYLSNVWRFEPDGAGCAVRFFIDYEFKSRILGALMGTMFDRAFRMFAEAFEKRADVIYGVAPA
- a CDS encoding CinA family protein; amino-acid sequence: MSNAELANSLLLACQQRGIMLATAESCTGGLIIAALTDIAGSSAVVDRGFITYSNEAKMDMLGVAAKTLDAHGAVSRETVLEMAAGALAHSRASLSLAVTGIAGPSGGSADKPVGLVWFGLALAGQPVVAERQLFGHKGREFIRHETVRHALQFGLRALGQGTDSPR
- a CDS encoding bifunctional 2-C-methyl-D-erythritol 4-phosphate cytidylyltransferase/2-C-methyl-D-erythritol 2,4-cyclodiphosphate synthase; amino-acid sequence: MTEASENASATGGVAVVIVAAGRGARAGQANGPKQYQNIGGRAVIAHTLEIFLAHPRTDRIVVAIHADDHELFRQAAGSQAERVTAIIGGPTRQESVRLGLLALKEHAPGQVLIHDAVRPFVDADLIDRTISAIGENEGALPALPVADTLKRESAAGVVAETVSRSGLHAAQTPQGFPYGPILAAHDKAFQLGRLDFTDDAAIAEWAHIPVKLVPGSPDNVKLTWARDIAMAHQRLSSERTHFPDIRTGNGYDVHAFEPGDHVTLCGVAIPHDKKLSGHSDADVGLHALTDALLATCGAGDIGTHFPPSDPQWKGAASRIFVEHAAKVVRQRGGRIANADITLICEAPRVGPHREAMTAALSRMLGISADRISIKATTNEKLGFVGREEGIAAIATASVVFPGEVPE
- the dusB gene encoding tRNA dihydrouridine synthase DusB, which produces MVNSARLAAPLNVGGVEIRNRVFLAPMSGITDEPFRRRAHAHGAGLVVSEMVASGELAKGRAGFDLRIRHSGLPVHMVQLAGREAIHMAEGARIAAGEGADIIDINMGCPAKKVTGGYAGSALMLDLDHALSLIEAVVGAVKVPVTVKMRLGWDEGALNAPILARRAEQAGVKMVTVHGRTRCQFYQGKADWRAIARVKEAVSIPVVANGDVCSPAEAAAILDQSGADAVMVGRAHYGAPWIAGGIAAAAAGEVAANVPENRAALADYIVGHYEDMLALYGVESGLRQARKHLGWYLDRHAVGVADDDRKAILTAFDPARVIALLRNVFSRDPQPLSLRSAA
- a CDS encoding two-component system sensor histidine kinase NtrB; this encodes MNAIAGQGAEMVDAAQIVLNTIRRPVIMISEEGFITFANADAEDFFRSSATMLARNTLSKLVPFGSPLLTLVDQVRERRAPVNEYRVDVSSPRLGIEKVVDLYVAPVPEFPGSVVVMFQERSMADKIDRQMTHRGAARSVTGLAAMLAHEIKNPLSGIRGAAQLLELSASDEDRALTRLITDETDRIVSLVDRMEVFSDERPIDRYPVNIHVVLDHVKAIAKNGFAKKIRILEDYDPSLPPVFANRDQLIQVFLNLVKNAAEAIGTDPHGEIVLSTAFRPGIRVSVPGTQDRVSLPLEFCVRDNGPGVSEDILPILFDPFITTKPNGSGLGLALVAKIVGEHGGIIECESTPRGTTFRILMPAWKETPFGAEEDGEGDRK
- the ntrC gene encoding nitrogen regulation protein NR(I) translates to MTARGNILVADDDAAIRTVLNQALSRVGHEVRVTSNASTLWRWVAAGEGDLVITDVVMPDENAFDMLPRIKKARPELPVIVMSAQNTFMTAIRASETGAYEYLPKPFDLTELLNIVNRALSEPRRPKIDARPDEQPETMPLVGRSAAMQDIYRMLARMMQTDLTVMISGESGTGKELVARALHEYGRRRGGPFVAINMAAIPRDLIESELFGHEKGAFTGAQNRSTGRFEQAEGGTLFLDEIGDMPMEAQTRLLRVLQQGEYTTVGGRTPIKTDVRIVAATNKDLRTLINQGLFREDLFYRLNVVPLRLPALRERSEDVPDLVRHFFKLGEMEGLQTKRISSGGIELMKRYPWPGNVRELENLVRRLAALYSQDEISAEIIEAELKTGERPVVPGGGNLIPDDLSIGQAVEHFLQRYFASFAGELPPAGLYQRILSEVEYPLVLASMTATRGNQIKAAELLGLNRNTLRKKIRELGVNVYKSSRPG